One Microplitis mediator isolate UGA2020A chromosome 3, iyMicMedi2.1, whole genome shotgun sequence DNA segment encodes these proteins:
- the LOC130664592 gene encoding uncharacterized protein LOC130664592 isoform X2, whose product MGARTTQCALWLKKQGVSRGDVVGLCSKNHLDSCIPLLASFYLGAIFNPWWDSCLDEELVTYFINTTKPKVLFVDEDTAEIIIKAMTKIDYSLPVVIFGKKTGLLSFKDILQTQNDDEVSKFKCTEVEAEDPALIICTSGTTSCPKGALHSYRSCVHMIGHYPTDTTSQTILWFSSLCWISGVLTTIRSIIYKATMIVSYYLSEEEACRYIEKYKITRLTLGSSVANRLSKTEQVWKYDVSSITLVLCGGGILKSEVVEFLRTLFRNAAIYTVYGSTECGIVVVGKVESSKLTSCGKILANIEIKVVDPDTSKILGPNENGELLCRSQTLMTRYWNNPAATEEAIDSEGWYHTGDLGYYDNSGNIFIVERIKELIKCRRYHIPPAAIESVIQDLPGVAEVAVVAKPSFENLEVPMAFVTKVPGMQITEAEINEAIEKKLHDRMKLRGGICFLEKMPYTNSKKISKKELRAMARALAENKQ is encoded by the exons ATGGGCGCAAGAACTACACAGTGCGCGTTATGGCTTAAAAAACAAGGCGTCAGTCGTGGAGATGTCGTTGGTCTGTgttcaaaaaatcatttggACAGTTGCATACCGCTTTTAGCTTCTTTCTATTTAGGAGCTATTTTTAACCCCTGGTGGGACAGTTGTTTAGATGAAg AACTAGTgacgtattttataaacacaACAAAGCCAAAAGTGTTGTTTGTTGACGAGGACACCGCGGAAATAATTATCAAGGCAATGACTAAAATTGATTATTCATTGCCTGTAGTAATTTTCGGTAAAAAAACTGGTCTGCTATCTTTCAAAGACATTTTGCAGACTCAAAATGACGATGAAGTTAGCAAATTTAAATGTACGGAAGTAGAAGCTGAAGACCCCGCGTTAATAATATGCACTTCAGGAACAACAAGCTGTCCAAAGGGAGCTTTACATTCTTACCGATCATGTGTTCATATGATCGGCCATTACCCAACTGACACCACATCACAAACTATTCTATGGTTTTCTAGCCTCTGCTGGATATCTGGAGTATTGACAACCATAAgatcaattatatacaaaGCCACGATGATtgtttcttattatttaagcGAAGAAGAGGCTTGCAGAtacatagaaaaatataag ATTACTCGACTAACCTTGGGTTCAAGTGTAGCGAACCGACTTAGTAAAACAGAGCAAGTATGGAAGTATGATGTGTCATCAATTACTTTGGTGCTTTGCGGCGGAGGGATCCTTAAAAGTGAGGTCGTAGAATTTCTACGTACTCTATTTAGGAATGCAGCTATTTACACCGTTTAtg GTAGCACTGAGTGTGGAATAGTCGTGGTTGGGAAAGTCGAGTCGAGTAAATTAACTTCATGTGGTAAAATACTTGCTAACATAGAAATCAAAGTTGTTGACCCTGATACTAGTAAAATTCTTGGACCAAATGAAAATGGAGAGTTGCTGTGTCGAAGTCAAACGTTGATGACTCGTTACTGGAATAATCCAGCAGCAACTGAAGAAGCTATCGACTCAGAAG GATGGTACCACACTGGAGACCTGGGGTATTATGACAACAGTGGTAACATTTTcattgtcgaaagaattaaagaGTTGATAAAATGCCGCCGTTATCATATACCGCCAGCAGCCATCGAAAGTGTAATTCAAGATCTTCCGGGAGTTGCGGAAGTAGCAGTTGTTGCTAAACCAAGTTTTGAAAATCTAGAAGTTCCAATGGCTTTTGTTACCAAAGTGCCCGGAATGCAA ATTACCGAGGCTGAAATTAATGAAgccatagaaaaaaaacttcacGACAGAATGAAACTTCGAGGTGGGAtttgttttttggaaaaaatgcCCTATAccaattcgaaaaaaatatctaaaaaagaaCTCCGTGCCATGGCAAGAGCTTTAGcagaaaataaacaataa
- the LOC130664592 gene encoding uncharacterized protein LOC130664592 isoform X1, with translation MAMKNWCEKIPNPVYENGVWRGTKIDLPEGYFKIGERVRSQFEKYPDFVGQIDGATGKKDTFKCMGARTTQCALWLKKQGVSRGDVVGLCSKNHLDSCIPLLASFYLGAIFNPWWDSCLDEELVTYFINTTKPKVLFVDEDTAEIIIKAMTKIDYSLPVVIFGKKTGLLSFKDILQTQNDDEVSKFKCTEVEAEDPALIICTSGTTSCPKGALHSYRSCVHMIGHYPTDTTSQTILWFSSLCWISGVLTTIRSIIYKATMIVSYYLSEEEACRYIEKYKITRLTLGSSVANRLSKTEQVWKYDVSSITLVLCGGGILKSEVVEFLRTLFRNAAIYTVYGSTECGIVVVGKVESSKLTSCGKILANIEIKVVDPDTSKILGPNENGELLCRSQTLMTRYWNNPAATEEAIDSEGWYHTGDLGYYDNSGNIFIVERIKELIKCRRYHIPPAAIESVIQDLPGVAEVAVVAKPSFENLEVPMAFVTKVPGMQITEAEINEAIEKKLHDRMKLRGGICFLEKMPYTNSKKISKKELRAMARALAENKQ, from the exons ATGGCTATGAAAAATTGGTGTGAAaag attCCGAACCCTGTTTATGAAAACGGAGTTTGGAGAGGAACGAAAATTGATTTGCCAGAGGGATACTTTAAAATCGGGGAGAGAGTTCGTAgtcaatttgaaaaatatccaGATTTCGTAGGACAG ATTGACGGTGCAACGGGAAAAAAAGACACGTTTAAATGTATGGGCGCAAGAACTACACAGTGCGCGTTATGGCTTAAAAAACAAGGCGTCAGTCGTGGAGATGTCGTTGGTCTGTgttcaaaaaatcatttggACAGTTGCATACCGCTTTTAGCTTCTTTCTATTTAGGAGCTATTTTTAACCCCTGGTGGGACAGTTGTTTAGATGAAg AACTAGTgacgtattttataaacacaACAAAGCCAAAAGTGTTGTTTGTTGACGAGGACACCGCGGAAATAATTATCAAGGCAATGACTAAAATTGATTATTCATTGCCTGTAGTAATTTTCGGTAAAAAAACTGGTCTGCTATCTTTCAAAGACATTTTGCAGACTCAAAATGACGATGAAGTTAGCAAATTTAAATGTACGGAAGTAGAAGCTGAAGACCCCGCGTTAATAATATGCACTTCAGGAACAACAAGCTGTCCAAAGGGAGCTTTACATTCTTACCGATCATGTGTTCATATGATCGGCCATTACCCAACTGACACCACATCACAAACTATTCTATGGTTTTCTAGCCTCTGCTGGATATCTGGAGTATTGACAACCATAAgatcaattatatacaaaGCCACGATGATtgtttcttattatttaagcGAAGAAGAGGCTTGCAGAtacatagaaaaatataag ATTACTCGACTAACCTTGGGTTCAAGTGTAGCGAACCGACTTAGTAAAACAGAGCAAGTATGGAAGTATGATGTGTCATCAATTACTTTGGTGCTTTGCGGCGGAGGGATCCTTAAAAGTGAGGTCGTAGAATTTCTACGTACTCTATTTAGGAATGCAGCTATTTACACCGTTTAtg GTAGCACTGAGTGTGGAATAGTCGTGGTTGGGAAAGTCGAGTCGAGTAAATTAACTTCATGTGGTAAAATACTTGCTAACATAGAAATCAAAGTTGTTGACCCTGATACTAGTAAAATTCTTGGACCAAATGAAAATGGAGAGTTGCTGTGTCGAAGTCAAACGTTGATGACTCGTTACTGGAATAATCCAGCAGCAACTGAAGAAGCTATCGACTCAGAAG GATGGTACCACACTGGAGACCTGGGGTATTATGACAACAGTGGTAACATTTTcattgtcgaaagaattaaagaGTTGATAAAATGCCGCCGTTATCATATACCGCCAGCAGCCATCGAAAGTGTAATTCAAGATCTTCCGGGAGTTGCGGAAGTAGCAGTTGTTGCTAAACCAAGTTTTGAAAATCTAGAAGTTCCAATGGCTTTTGTTACCAAAGTGCCCGGAATGCAA ATTACCGAGGCTGAAATTAATGAAgccatagaaaaaaaacttcacGACAGAATGAAACTTCGAGGTGGGAtttgttttttggaaaaaatgcCCTATAccaattcgaaaaaaatatctaaaaaagaaCTCCGTGCCATGGCAAGAGCTTTAGcagaaaataaacaataa